The segment GATGATTTCGCCGTCTCAGGCGCTGTGGCAGGCGCAGCATGTGCGTCTGAACCGCTCGGCTGCTGTCATCCATAACGGCTACGATCCAGAGCAGTTACACAACGTCCAGGCAACTCAGTTCTCGGACTTGGCCATTGTATACACCGGTGAGTTTTACCCTGGGCAACGCGAAATCGATCCTATAATTAAGGTGATTGTTCGAGCTAATGAATTTCTGGGCTCTTCAAGTCGACCAATCCGCCTACACTATTATGGCCGAGCAGGGGATTACGTGAACGACAAGGCGACTCAGTACGGAGCTCAGGCGTTGGTCGAGTGCCATGGTCGCGTTCCCCGCAGCCAAGCGTTGGCCGCTGTCAAGGGTTCGCACCTAACAGCCGTGATCGCTGGCATCGCCGATCAAGCTGACCTGGACGAGCGTGGAATCGTTACCGGCAAGATTTTTGAACCCTTGGGTTTGGGCGTTCCCATCCTGCTGATTGCACCAGAAGGCAACGATGCGGCCGCCATTTTGGAGGAGACTGGTGCGGGTCGCAGCTTTCGGGCTTCGCAGATTGAAGAAATGGCAGGCTGGCTGGTCGAGCAAGCTAGCATCTCCAAACCTCGACAACTCACTCCACCAGCCAATTACGCTTGGCCGCATTTGGCGTCTAAATTGGACGTAATCCTGCGACAAGTCATTGATCGGCAGTTTAATCTCTAGGAGCAAGTAGAGCCATGCAAGACAGACTTTCACCCAAGTATTGGCTGACCGTGTCAACGGTATGGGCGGTTTGGTACACGGTTATTTTCAGTTTTACCAATAACGACAACATTCGCATCTTCATCTGGGGTGGGGCCGCCATAGCTCTGGTTGGATTGCTACCCGCACTTTCACTGAAATTCACGTGGGACGCTGTCCCCGCAGAAGCCTTATTTTTGGGATTTCTATCCGCTTGGGGACTGGCTGGTGTTTTGGTGGCGATCGAATCTGCCCTGGTGATTCCTTACGTTCAGAAGTTGATTCAATTCGTTCTACTGGTTAGTGCCATTTCGTTTTTGATCGGTAGTTCGGGCTTCGTTCAGCCGCTGTTGTATGGCTTTATTGCAGCAGCGGTTCTAAACGTATTCTTGCGAGTGACCAGTCTAGACGTTGGTTTCGCCGAGGCTACACAGGTTTTAGAGCGCGAGGCGGGTGCCAATGCGGCTGGATTCCGGACCGTAGTAGCCATGTTTGCAATATTATCATTGTACCCTGAAACCAGAAGTCGATTCGTGCGCGCCGGACTACTGGGTGCGGCGGCCATTGTGCTCTATGGGATGGTGTTATCGGGCTCACGCGGAGCGATGGTGGGAATGATGATGCTGTTCTTCTTTTGGTTTGTGTTCTGCTCCGCAACTTTATTCAAGGGACGACAGATTACAGCTCTGCTCATTCTGCTTGGCATCGGTATCGTCGGCGTGCTACTCTACGACGTGATTTTGGAGAACACCAACCTCGGGAGACGCTTTCAAGACCTTCAAAGATTCGAAGATGGCAGTACACAATTGCGCTGGCTACTGATCGTCCGAGGATTCGAGATATTCTTGGAGAATCCAATCTTCGGAGTTGGTTTGGGACAGTTTGGCATCGCCTCCGGATTGGATATGTATGCCCACAACGAACTAGCGGAACTCATTGCCACGACAGGACTGGTCGGCACGCTGATCTACTATGGTGCATATTTTACAACTTGGCGGCGGTTACGATTTGGTGTCCGAGATACCTGTAATCCGACTTTTCACTATCGAGCCAACATGGCCACCGCTGGTCTATTGCTGTTGATCGCCTGTGGTTCTCTGTTCCGGCCTAACTTTCTCGCGCAAGATACAATGTTTTTCTATGCTTATCTGATTGGGTTAAGTATTTGGTTGCAGAGTGCCGTAGCCTCAGAGCGTAGAGTTCACACTGCGCTTGCCCGCGCACGACAAAACTTGGCTCGTCCCAAACGCAGACAAGTCACCCCACGTGGCGGCGTCTCAGGTCGATTTTCGTCATAACGCCCATGCTACTTGGAAGACTAATGCGATTAGCTGTCAGGTTCATGCCTGCTGAGCTTAAAGTCCGCGCAAAACGTACAGCTGATCACTATAGCGTGCGTCGGCGTCACTACTTAGCTTGGCAGGTGCTTCACGAACAGGCCAAGCAAATCTCCGAGAGCTGCCTGTGTGAAATCGAGTGTCTGCCGGATTGGCAACGGCTTCGGCAACAGCGGCACACTCAACTGGTCGAAATGCTGGGAATGGATCGGCAGCCAGAGCGAGGTGAAGTTCCGTACCACTGCACTGGAATCGTCGAGCGTTCCCAATATCGAATTGAAAAAATAGTCTTTGAGAGCCAGCCTGGGCTGTTTGTCACAGCGAATCTATACCTACCCAGCGCCCCTGCCGGCCCACTACCGTGCGTCGTCTACCTGAATGGACATTGGCCATCGTTGGACGGTGCCAAGACCGGATATCAGAATTGCTACCAGTGGTATCCTCGCAACGGGTTTGCACTGTTGGTCATAGACCCCATGGGCTACGGCGAGATTCCCGGAATTCATCACGGAACTCAACGCCTGGGGCGTTGGCATTGGACCTCGTTGGGCTACACACCAGCCGCCGTCGAACTTTGGAATGCCATGCGTGCAGTCGATTGGTTGGAACAAAGACCAGAGGTTGACTCCAACCGCATTGGAGTGACTGGCATTTCGGGCGGAGGGGTGATGACCCAGTATTTGACGGCACTGGACCAGAGAATCAAAGTCGCTGCGGCGTCCTGTTCCACGTTTACTGTTGGTCATCAAGTTACGCATGACCTCGTGCGGCAACAATGTGATTGTAGTTTTTTTCCTAACATTTACGGCTGGGATTTTCCAGATGTGCTGGCGCTGATAGCTCCTCGTCCGCTACTACTGTTAGGTGGTAGAAAAGACCCGATCTTTCCGCCCGCTGGATTTCGGGCTGCATTTCATCGAGTTCAATCGGTTTACAAATTGTATCCAGAAGCTCAAGCCACCGATCGAATCCGGCTCGTCGAATCAAATGCTGGACATACCGACCCGCCTGCGTTTTTGCAGGAGACCTGGCAATGGTTTAGCAAATGGCTGGAGGTCCCAGCTACTGCAACTGGTGCGACCAATGCAGTTGAATTCACTCCGGAGACGCCGCAGACGCTACGAGTCTGCGCACAATCACCGGTTTATCGAATTAATGAACATATCGATGACTTATGGTATGGTACCAGGCATGACGACTCAGACTCATCTGGACCGTTGAGCGACCAGCGCGTGGCTGAACTGGAAAATGTGCTAAAGCGAAGGGTATTTCGCTGGCTTCCGAAATCGACAGCCCCATTCAATACCAAACGGTGCCATACTTCCGGTGGCATGCTGCAGGAGTTTGTTGAATTCGGTGAGTTTACTTTCGACAGTGAACCAGGGGCTCAAGTTCTGGTACGCCTTCTGAAGCCTCGCGACACAACGGCACACCTTCCGGTTATTGTGTACGTGCGCGGAATTCAAACGGAATCGAGCTTTCCAGATCTGGACGAGTTTTATCCGTTGTTGCAAAGTCATGCCGTAGCTGTGCTCACGCCCCGATTTGCCGAACGATCTAATACGGCGGCAGAGTACACTCGAATTCAGCGTTCCGCCATGCTGTGCGGTAGAACGATCGTCTCCCAATGGGTGTGGGATGTGCTACGCACACTGGATTGGTTGACCGATGATCGACAATTACCTCTCAGGGAGTTCTCCGTGTATGGATCAGGCGAAGCGGGCGTAGCCGGATTGTATGCTGGATTGCTGAACCGCCAAGTCGATCATGTGATTTTGCGTGATCCCCCAGCATCGCACAGGCACGGAGCACACTTGCCGACCATTCTCCGGGATACCGACTTAGGGGAAATTGCCGGTCTACTTGCCCCGCGGCGACTGACATTCTTAGGACCATCGAACGAATTGTACGTGCGCGCCGCGCAACATTACTCCCAGCGCTGTGTGACAGATCAATGCACCTGTCAGCCAAGCTTAATTGCCGCCATACAACATTGGCCTGCGCCAAGCGCTTGCAGCAATGCTTAGCACCGTATTAACCGAGGCTCAATTCGCAGCTCAACAGCAATCTCTGGGACGGGCTATTCATTTTCATGATGGAGTGTGGTGGGAGAGACTGTTCGGGTGTTACTGTCAGCCGGCATTCTTCTTTCGCGCGGTCACGCCAAAGTTGGCCCGTCCGGCGTTTCGACATAGTCTTCTGGGTTATAGTCATCTGACACCAGCGGCTCATCAAGCGAATCGCTCCTTGACTTTTATGACCATTCAGCGAAAGGCTCTGGAGTCGTTTTCGCTTAGCAGTCTGCCATCCAAAAAGCGAAACCAGGTTCGCAAAGCGCAAGAACACTGCCAAGTCGCCAAGATCCTTGATTTGGAACCCTGGCTCGAGCAAATGCGCTGCATCAACATTGCTCAATCATTACGACAGCAGCGAGCGTATGGTGCTGAGACCCCCTTGCACAGGTTTACGAAGCAGGCACAGGAGTGGAGGCAAGACACTCGTCGACAGTTTATGTTGGAAGGACGAGCATGGTGGGGAGCGTTTAGGACGAACCGACTAATTGCTTATCTGCGCTGTCATCAAGTAGAAGATGTGTGTGTTATTGAGCAGGTACGCTCTGACACGGATTACCATAAGTTGAATCCAGTTGACGCGCTGTACTTTCATCTACTGCAGCTTGTATCCGCGACCGAATCCTGCAATCTGATCATCAACGGCAGACCGCATCATCCGTCGCTGAATCACTTCAAGCAACAGTTTCTATTTCGACCGGTCGAGTTTCCATATTACTCCAGTAATTTGCTGTTGTTTCGGCTTGGGAAGTTTGTTCGACAGCAAATGCGGAGTATATCAAGCTTTAAGATTACGCGTGATGTGAGGCAAGTAAATGTTGTCGGAGGCTGAATTTGCGGAACAACAGAGGCTGCTAGGCAGACGTATACACTTCCATGACGGCGTATACTGGGAGCAAGTGAATTCATGGTATTGTAAGCCGGCCTTTCAGTACCAAGCTTTTGAGCCAGGTAGCGCGCGACCCAGCCGAATTCGGAGTCTGTTGGGGTACAGCCATTTAACTTTAGACCCAGGTCAGGCAAACCGCACCAGCCCTGCCATGCTCCTCGACCGCTCGACGCTTGATCGTTTTGAACTTAAGAATCTGCAACCTCGCAAGAGAACTACCATCCGTCGTGCATTGGAAGCCTGCCAGATTCAATTAATTCCAGATGTAGAGGCGGACTTGGAGCGAATTCGCTTGATCAACGTCTCTCAGGCTCAGCGACAAGCAAACATTAGCCACACTGCCGAATCAATTGAGCGTTACACTGCCCAGGCGGATGATTGGAGAGCGCAAATTCGCCAAGAGGCTAGATTGCCAGGTCGCCAGTGGTGGGGCGCTTATATCGAGGGAAATCTAGTGGCATACCTTCGCAGTTATCAGGTTGGCAACCGGTTGGTGATTCAGCAGGTCAAGTCCGACACGAACTATCTGAAGTCCTCGCCAGTTGATGCCTTGTACTATTCTGTGTTGTCTCAAGCCGCCAGCGATCCGAGTTGCGATCTGATCTTCAACGGCGAACCGATGCACGCCTCACTCAACCAGTTCAAAGAATTATACCTGTTTCGTGCCGTTGACTTGCCAGTTTATTCTAGCAACGCGATGCTGATCAACTTCTATAAGCAACGATTGCTACGTCATTCACAGGCAGCCAGTACCGTCCATGCCTCCTGAAGAATATATTGCCGCCAAACGCAAGACTGGCTGCCGACTGCATGAGCACGATGGTGTGTGGTGGGAAACCACACGTTGGGGCTACTGCAAACCTGCCTTGCCCTTCCAGGAACTCGTTCCTGGAGTAACCAAGCCGAGATTGAGCGAAGCGTTCATAGGATACACTCATCGCGTGTCCGAAGCGTATCCAGCCTCAGGACATTGGCACGCGCTGTTGATGCAGGCAGAGACCATCGCCAACTGGACAGTAGAACATTCCGTGGATTCCAAACGCCGTAATCTGATTCGTAAAGGACTGAAACTGAACGAAGTAAGAGTCATAGAGGACATCGAGCCCTATCGAGACAGTTTCAGTCAGATTGCGATCTCCACGGCAATTCGCAACCAGCGGGGCTATCCTGCCGAGTACTACCGGGATCAAAACGACGAATGGTGGGAATCCATGCGGGCGGTAGCCAGTTACTCGGAGGTCTGGGGAGCATTTCATCAAGATACCCTTGCTGCCTACTTTAGCATTCAGGTTGCGGGCCAGCGGGCGGTGATTGATGGCGCCAAAAGTGCAACTGAAAGTCTCAATGTCTGCCCCAACGACGCACTGTTGTGTACTTTCTTGCAGTCTTGCCGCCAGCGAAGTATTGAAGAGATTTGGTACGGGCACTGGAGCTTAGACAAACCTTCACTCAACCAGTTTAAGCAGAGCTTTGGTTTCGAGGATGTGCGCGTTCCATATTGTCGCAAGATGCTGGGCGGTCTAACTTCGATGCCTCATTGGCTGGGCGGTTTGCTGCGTGCTTCTTAACGACGCTAGTTCTACGCAACGCAACGTAAACTCCAGTCGCCTGTTTGTTTCAGTGTCATCCTTCGTTCGATAATCAATTGCGTGTCTACCGCTACCGTTCCTGAGACTATACGAAATCTGCTGGTAAGAGTGCGCTGCGGCGAGGCGGTGCAGGTGCGGCTAGGTAGCGGACCTGTTTCGAGCCAACGCCCCAACTCGTCTGAGCCCATAGCGCCTGACGGCAAATGGCTCCCGCTCAGCGAAGTCGGCACCACTACAGATGACTTGGCCTATCTAGCTGTCGGCTGCAATTACAGCTCAAACCGCGATCAAGTGTTGCGCACGCTTAGACAAGCCTTCGACAGCAAATCAGAATCGCAATTAACTGCCAGCATCCACGATTTTGTGGCCAGTGAAGATGGTGAGTTCCTCGTTATAGCTGAACAGCTATCAAGTGGCAGATGTTTAATATTCAATGATTTCTTGGGGCGATTGCCACTTTATCAAGCAGTGAACTCTTCCACAGACGATCTTGTCTTGGGACGCTCCGTTGTTGAACTTGCCAAGGCAATCGGCAATACCTGCCCGGATCGACTAGGCCTAGCTGCACGACTGCTCTTCTGCTATCCGCTGGACGAGCGCACTGAGTTTTCGGCGGTATCCAGCGTCGCTGAATCTAGCATTTTCTTCCGCAACAGTCAGATGGATCGAGTGCGACACTCGCGCCGTGCCGTCGATTATGGAGGAGACGATGGTGTAGAACTGAAGATATCTCGTAAACCCATCACCTCGCAGATCGTATCTGATTTGGGTGAAGCGCTAGTACAAGCGTGCGTTCGGCGCGCAAATGCTCTGCCTGATTTGTTACCCACCGTATCTCTCAGCGGCGGATTAGATTCGCGATTGGTAGCGTGCGGGCTGCGAGCGGCGCTGGTTGAATTTGAAGCCATCACGCGGCAGGATTACTTGGCGGAAGCCCTGGATGCGAACGTTGCCTGCCAAATTGCGCGGCTATTGTCTGCTCGTCATCATAAATTCTCGTGTGGCCAGATCAACTTTCCATTGATATCCAAATTGACTCAAACCGCCGATGGTGTCTTATCCACCGATTCGGCACACATGTTAGGATTCTTGCTGCAAGCTCAAGCCACACTGGGTACTGAGCGTTTCATGTTGACGGGCGACGGTGGTGACAAGACCGTAGCCCCGTTGCTGCCGCTAGGGACTATCAAAAGCCGGCGCGAGGTGGAACGCTTGTTTGCCAATCCGACCGCCGAAGAAAGGCAAGCGGTGCTGTCCTGGTTAGGACTTTCAGACAAGGAGCTACGCGAATACTGCCTGACGAGTTTTGAAGGGCAACCCGGCCTCACAGCGGCCCAGAAAACGCGAGCAATTGCGTTTCGGCAACGGGCAAGGCGCTGGCTGGCAGTGGCCGAGGATAGGAACCGCTCGGTGTATTGGTCGACATCCCCTTTTTACTCACCGACCTTCTTTAAACTGACCAATCAACTGCCGGATCGCTGTAAGCAGCGTGATAGATTGTATTGGAAGCTGTTGGCCTACTTGAATCATCAAGCAGCCAGCATTCCTAGGCCAGGCCAGCGGCGTTTCATTGGGTTACGTCAGTTGCTGCTGGAAATCTACATGCAATTGGACCGCATGCCAAGCTTGACCGCCTTCTACAGGCGACTAAAAGCCCCGAAGCAGTCCAAACAGGCCGATACGGGGTTTCTTGATTGGATAGTTCAGGCAGGAGATCACAGTGGGTTGCTGTCCGAATTCGGTGACCGCAGCGCAAAAGAACTAGTCTGTGCCATGCCTACGGACAGACTACGTAACCGGCTAATACCGCTTCTGCTCCGCGATCTTCAATCCTGACCCGATGTCTATAGATTCCATAAAGCACCTGCTGGTGATCACGACCAACTTCCCATCGCCTGTAACCCCTAGCCATGGGACATTCGTCAAGGAATTTGCACAAGCGGTCATTCGCCTAGGCACTTCTTGCACGGTTGTTGCTCCGATACCGCTGCATAAGGCATTAGGCAGGTCCGACCTTTGTAAAGATGAGTATATCGACTACGCCAATGGCCAATTACGGGTTTTGCGACCAACCTATTTATCGGTCGGTACGCACGGCAGATTTTCTTTCATGGGAAGGTTCAACCCTGGCCGCAGCACATTCCTGCTGTTTGAACATGCTGTTCGCTCCGCAATTAAGAAACACTCAATTCAACCTGATGCGATTTACGGGCACTTTTTGTATTTTGCGGGTGCTGCGGCAGTCAGGGTTGGAAGCAGATTAAACGTACCAGCCTTTCCTTGCGTAGGTGAAGGCGAGCTGTGGAGTATTCGCTGGTATGGCAAGCGAACCGCCCAGCGTGACTTGGCTGGAGCAGCCGGTTTTCTGACGGTCAACTCGGACCTCGCCAAGACTCTGCGTGAAGATTTGCACTTCCGATCGCAGCCCATCGGCATTTTCCCCAACGGTGCGGACCTGAAAAAATTTTTTCCGCGTGATCGCCAGCAGTCGCGCATAGAGTTGGGCTTGCCGCAAGATAAGTTTTTAGTGGCATCCGTGGGAAATTTTTTGGAACAGAAGGGCGTAAACCGAGTGGGCCAAGCCATCGACGGATTGCCCGGGGTGGCCGGAGTGTTTGCAGGTTCGGGACCCGTGCCGCCGGTCTGCCAGAATGTCGCACTGTGTGGTCGAGTATCGCACGAAGATATGCCTAAACTGTTGTCCGCCTGCGATGTATTCGTCCTGCCAACCTTGATCGAAGGTTCATGTAATGCGATCATCGAAGCCATGGCATGCGGTCTGCCGATTATTAGCTCCGACAGCGCATTTAACGATGACTTCTTAGACGATAGCCTGTCGGTTCGTGTCCATCCATTGGACATCGCTGCGATCCGAGAAGCGGTTGTGCGGCTGCGCGACAATTCCCAATGGCGTAAACAACTGGCGGTGAACAGCCTGAAGAAGGCACAACATTTTGACGTGAATCAGCGTGCTAGGAATATGCTGGCCTTCATGTCTAACCCTTCGCAATGGAAGACACCGGCACAAGCATCGTGCTAGAGTTGGCATCAATTACAGAAGCTGAATTTGCGCAAGCTGAATTGCGACTCGGCAGAGAATTGCACGAGCACAATGGAGTGTGGTGGGTCAAGTCTGCCCCGTATTACTGCAAGCCGGTCCATGAATTTCGACCATTCAAGCGTGGTTCTGTACGGCCCGCCTTTCGCCGTTCATGGTTGGGGTATTCGCACCAGCTCGAGAGCGACCACCGCGCCTCGCGGCTACTGACGTGGAATATCTTGCAGGGACAAAACCTGCGACAGTTTTCACTGACACTGATCGGTCAGAAGAAACGAAATCAGGTACGACAGAGC is part of the Pirellulaceae bacterium genome and harbors:
- a CDS encoding O-antigen ligase family protein gives rise to the protein MQDRLSPKYWLTVSTVWAVWYTVIFSFTNNDNIRIFIWGGAAIALVGLLPALSLKFTWDAVPAEALFLGFLSAWGLAGVLVAIESALVIPYVQKLIQFVLLVSAISFLIGSSGFVQPLLYGFIAAAVLNVFLRVTSLDVGFAEATQVLEREAGANAAGFRTVVAMFAILSLYPETRSRFVRAGLLGAAAIVLYGMVLSGSRGAMVGMMMLFFFWFVFCSATLFKGRQITALLILLGIGIVGVLLYDVILENTNLGRRFQDLQRFEDGSTQLRWLLIVRGFEIFLENPIFGVGLGQFGIASGLDMYAHNELAELIATTGLVGTLIYYGAYFTTWRRLRFGVRDTCNPTFHYRANMATAGLLLLIACGSLFRPNFLAQDTMFFYAYLIGLSIWLQSAVASERRVHTALARARQNLARPKRRQVTPRGGVSGRFSS
- a CDS encoding glycosyltransferase — encoded protein: MSIDSIKHLLVITTNFPSPVTPSHGTFVKEFAQAVIRLGTSCTVVAPIPLHKALGRSDLCKDEYIDYANGQLRVLRPTYLSVGTHGRFSFMGRFNPGRSTFLLFEHAVRSAIKKHSIQPDAIYGHFLYFAGAAAVRVGSRLNVPAFPCVGEGELWSIRWYGKRTAQRDLAGAAGFLTVNSDLAKTLREDLHFRSQPIGIFPNGADLKKFFPRDRQQSRIELGLPQDKFLVASVGNFLEQKGVNRVGQAIDGLPGVAGVFAGSGPVPPVCQNVALCGRVSHEDMPKLLSACDVFVLPTLIEGSCNAIIEAMACGLPIISSDSAFNDDFLDDSLSVRVHPLDIAAIREAVVRLRDNSQWRKQLAVNSLKKAQHFDVNQRARNMLAFMSNPSQWKTPAQASC
- a CDS encoding acetylxylan esterase, with product MRLAVRFMPAELKVRAKRTADHYSVRRRHYLAWQVLHEQAKQISESCLCEIECLPDWQRLRQQRHTQLVEMLGMDRQPERGEVPYHCTGIVERSQYRIEKIVFESQPGLFVTANLYLPSAPAGPLPCVVYLNGHWPSLDGAKTGYQNCYQWYPRNGFALLVIDPMGYGEIPGIHHGTQRLGRWHWTSLGYTPAAVELWNAMRAVDWLEQRPEVDSNRIGVTGISGGGVMTQYLTALDQRIKVAAASCSTFTVGHQVTHDLVRQQCDCSFFPNIYGWDFPDVLALIAPRPLLLLGGRKDPIFPPAGFRAAFHRVQSVYKLYPEAQATDRIRLVESNAGHTDPPAFLQETWQWFSKWLEVPATATGATNAVEFTPETPQTLRVCAQSPVYRINEHIDDLWYGTRHDDSDSSGPLSDQRVAELENVLKRRVFRWLPKSTAPFNTKRCHTSGGMLQEFVEFGEFTFDSEPGAQVLVRLLKPRDTTAHLPVIVYVRGIQTESSFPDLDEFYPLLQSHAVAVLTPRFAERSNTAAEYTRIQRSAMLCGRTIVSQWVWDVLRTLDWLTDDRQLPLREFSVYGSGEAGVAGLYAGLLNRQVDHVILRDPPASHRHGAHLPTILRDTDLGEIAGLLAPRRLTFLGPSNELYVRAAQHYSQRCVTDQCTCQPSLIAAIQHWPAPSACSNA
- a CDS encoding glycosyltransferase → MQTSPAEQPQTLRLLLVAYPFPPSPAIGAVRAWAMAKYLSRLGWQVTVLTPRPADSMGADAIQAADEQCQRENIHRLFAGHQFWPPTQSWTKQPGRWGSYLLQRLLSKLLGPFGLNPTEMWWLACRRSLGRICQGSFDVVLTTGSPFYPFQAVQHFAAKHKIPFVLDYRDPWTANNLTPTKIQRSLRRLENRVVADAAEVVMISPSQALWQAQHVRLNRSAAVIHNGYDPEQLHNVQATQFSDLAIVYTGEFYPGQREIDPIIKVIVRANEFLGSSSRPIRLHYYGRAGDYVNDKATQYGAQALVECHGRVPRSQALAAVKGSHLTAVIAGIADQADLDERGIVTGKIFEPLGLGVPILLIAPEGNDAAAILEETGAGRSFRASQIEEMAGWLVEQASISKPRQLTPPANYAWPHLASKLDVILRQVIDRQFNL